TCCGGCGGCGATCACGGCACGCTTCTCCGTGGGCGCGGTGGGGCCGTGGAGCGGGAAGCTGAACTCCACGGGGGAGATGATCGAGCTGCGCGATGCGGGCGGCGCGCTGAGGGACAGCGTGGGCTACAAGTTCGGCTTTCCATGGCCGAGCATGATCGACGGCGAGGGTGCGTCCGCGGAGCTGATCCACCCGGGGCTGGACAACTCCGAGGGGAGCGCGTGGCGGGCGTCCGGCGCACCGGCGGGGATGGGTGCATATGTGCCGGCAGCGCCGACGCCGGGGGCACGCAACAGCATTTACAAACCGCTGGAACAGACGCCTCCGGCGATCTCCCAGGTGTCCCACCAGCCGCTGCAGCCCGTGTCCGGCCAGCCGGTGACGGTGACGGCGACGGTGCAGGACCCGGATGGCGTGGGGCCGGTGACGCTGGAGTACCAGGTGGTGGAGCCGGGTTCCTACATCCGCATCTCCGACGCGGCGTATGCGACGGGCTGGGTGCCGGTGACGATGACGCACCAGGGCGGCGGGGTCCACAGCGTGGTGGTGCCGGGCACGGTGCAGGCGAACCGCAGGCTGGTGCGCTACCGCATCGTCTTCGAGGACACGCCGGGGAACCGTTCGCGCGCGCCCTTCGCGGATGACGCGCAGCCGAACTTCGCGTGGTATGTGTATGACGGTCTGCCGGAGTGGAAGGGGGCGCTGCGTCCGTCCACGGTCATCCCCGCGAACCCAACACCGCTGCAGACGTTCTCCCCGGCCACGCTGTCCTCCGTCCCGGTCTATACGCTCATCACGACGGGCACGGATGTACTAAACTCCCAGTACAACACGTCCTTCCGCGAGGTGAGGATGCGCGGGACGATGGTGGTGGACGGGGTGGTTTATGAAAACATCGAGTACCGGAACCGGGGGCAGTTCTCCACCTACCAGTCCGGAAAGAACAAGTGGCGGTTCTACTTCAACCCGGGGCGCGACCTGGCGGCGAAGAACCATTTCGGCGTGCCGTATGCGGAGACATGGGGCGGCTTTTCCGCGAACGCGAACGCGAGCCCGTGGGTGCCGGTGAACCGCGGGAGCGCGGGCATGGAGGAGGCGATGTCGCTGAAGGCGCACACGCTGGCGGGGGGACTGGCACCGCACACGCACTACTACCATTTCCGCGTGGTGAGGAACGCGGTGGAAACGCCCGCCGCGGGGACGATGGTGGGCGACCCGGTGTCCACGGGCGGCACCATCGACGGGCAATACGCGGGCGATTTCTGGGGCCTCTACCTGGCGGTGGAGAAGGTGGGCGGCGGATTCCTGGATGAACGCGGGCTGCCGGACGGGAACATCTACAAGATCGAGCTGAACGAGGGCGACCCGGAGACGGTGCTGCCCGGCTTCCCGCTGGATGCGAATGACTGGAAGGCGTTCCGCGACACGTCCAGCAAGACGATCCCGACGGCGGCGTGGTGGCGGGCGAACATGGACATGGAGAGCTACTACACGTTCCACTCGCTGAACCGCCTGCTGGGCAACATCGACCTGCGGCCGGGTGAGAACCACCTGTTCTACCACCGCTCCACGGACAACCGGTGGGTGCCCATCCCGTGGGACATGGACATGATGTTCATCGCGAAGACGCACAAGCCGGGCACGATCGACCAGCACCGGGCGGTGGTCTATCACCCGGAGCTGGCGCTGGAGTTCCGGAACCGGGCGCGGGAGATCCTGGACCTGCTGGCGTCCGACGCGGATCCGGCGGGCGGGCAGATGGGCCAACTGGTGGATGAGTACCGGCAGATCCTGGCACCACCGGGGACGACGGACAACTGGGCGAACGCGGACGCGGCGATGTGGAACCTGCACCCGCGGACGAAGGGGACGGTCGTGACGGCGACGGGGCTGGGCGGGACGAGCGGCTCCGAGAACCACCGGGGAAATTTCTTCCGCTCGCCGCTGGACTCCATCCATGACGGGGGGACGTGGACGCGCTGGCTGCGCGACCCGGCGTTCAGCGGCACGGCCGGATTCGACGACATGGCGAAGTACTTCCTGGACTACGCGACGGACACGTGGCCCGGGGGGAACTGGGCGGCGAACAACGGCAGGCAGCAGGGATACGGCTACCAGTATCTGCTGAAGGAGTCGCTGGACGCGGCGATCCCGTCGCGCCCGGTGATCACCTACACGGGGGAGCCGGGGCACCCGGTGGATGCTCTGCGTTTCACCTCATCCGCGTATGCGGGGACGAACGCACACGCGGAGACGCAGTGGAGGATCGCCCGCATTTCCGCGCCGGGGGTGGCGGGCTACACGGCGGCGGAGGGCAGGAAATACGAGGTCACCCCGTCCTGGACGGCGGCGGGCACGGGCATGGCTCTGGAGGCGCCGGTGTCCGCGGTGACGGTAGGGAAAACGTACCGCGTGAGGGTGAGGCACCGCGATACGACGGGCCGCTGGTCCCACTGGTCCGCACCGGCGCAACTGGTGGCGGGCAGCCCGGTGTCCACGCTGGTGCACTACTGGAACTTCAACCCGCAGGTGCTGGCGGATGCGCTGGCGCCAACGCACGGCACGGGTGGTTCCATCTCCACGACGCCGGGCGCGACGACGGCATTCCTGACGGACACGGGACAGGATTTCCAGGGCGCAAACGCGAAGGACCCGGACAGGGACGGCACGCCGGATGCGGCGGGACGGCACCTGCGGGTGAACAACCCCATCGGCTCGGCCGTGGTGTTCCGCCTGCCGACGACGGGCTACAAGGACGTGTCCGCGACGGTGGAGACGCGACGGTCCGGCTCCGGCGCGGGGACGCAGGCGTGGAGCTACACGGTGGACGGCACGACCTTTCTGCCGCTGCGGCAGGTGACGGTGCCGGACGGCACTCCGGTGGTGGTGGAGTTCGACCTGAGGCAGATCGACGGTGCGCGGGACAACGCGTTGTTCGCGCTGAAGGTGGAGTTCTCCGCAGGCACGGGCGGCGCGGGTGGGAACAACCGCTTCGACAACTTCGCGCTGGCGGGCATACCCCTCTCCCCCGCCCCGGGCGGCTACGCGGCGTGGGCGGCGATGGCTTTCACGGAGGAGGAACTGGGCGACCCGGCGGTGTCCGCGTGGGACCGGGATGCGGACGGGGATGGCAGGCCGAACTTCATGGAATACGCGCTGTGCACGCTGCCGAAACACGGCGACGCGCCGGGGATGGTGCTGGAGTGGTCCATGGACGGCCCCACCCGCAGGCCGGGGCTGGAGTTCACCCGCCCGCTGGACGCCACCGGCCTGACCTACGAGCTGATGTCGAGCGATGACCTGGTGGACTGGACGGTGGCGGCCACCTCACCGGTGTCCACGGTGAACCTGGCGGCGACGGCGCGCGTGCTGTTCCGCGATCCGGAGTCCGATGACAAGGCGGGCCGCCGCTTCCTGAGGCTGAGGGTGAGGTATGCGCCGTGATCTGACAGCAGCGCGGACGACGGTCCGCCCCGGAGAATCCGGACCTTGCAAAACCAAGCGGACTGAAGTCCGCGCTCCAATCTCCAATATCCAATCCCATGCGCCACATCCTGACCGCCGCCCTGCTTTCCGCCGCCATGCCATCCCATGCGTCCGCCGCGGTGCGGTTCAACGCGGAGTTCGAGCCGGGGAGCAAGTGGTTCACGGAGCCATGGTCCGCGGCGGCGCGTGCGGAGATGCAGGCGTTCCTGGATGACGTGGGCGCGTTGTTCGACTCGGACGCGGTGGTGCGCGTTTCCATCAATGACAATGAAACGGTGGGCTACGCGTCCGCAGGGTCCACGTGGTCCCAATACCACCGCCACGCGGAGACGGGCGGGCAGGTGTCCGCACCGGGGCTGTGGCTCATCATCGTGAAGGGCATCCACCGGCCCGGCGCGGCGTCCGATGTGACGCTGAGCTGGAATCTGGATGTGAACGCGACGCACTCCGGAAACTCCGCCGCGCTCATCTCCAACATCCGCGGGCTGGGCCGGCATGAGATGCACCACGCGTTCGGCGCGGCCAGCTCGCTGTTCCTGGATGCCGCATCGGACCCGCGCGGAAAGTGGGTCACGGCGCGGCTGGTGGACACGCTCTACCGCGACCAGAACGGGAACCCGGTGCTGGGCGCGCCGGACAGCCTGGGCATCAGCTACCGGGTGAACAGCTTCCCGCTGGCGGCTGGCTGGCAGAACGTGCGGAACCAGACGGGCCTTTATTTCGAAGCACGCGACCGCCATGGCCGGGTGGTGAAGATGCCGCCCATCAGCGGGCCGGGCGGCACGAACGGGTCCTACATCGACTTTTCCCACATCACGGGCATCGCCTACGCGAACGACCATCCGTCATGGACGCGCTATGAGACGACGGACCTGAATTTCCTGCGGGCGATGGGGTATCCGCTGGCGGTGGACGCGCCGCTGCGCGAACGGCTGGCCACGGTGACGGCCTATGATTTCTCCGGACCCACCGGCACTCTCACCTGCACCAGCCGGACCGGCCACCACTACCGCATGGCGACCTCCCGCGACCTGGTGCGGTGGAACATCCTCCCGGCGGGAAAGCCGGGCACGGGCGCGGCGCTCGCCTTCCCCCACCCCATCGACCGCAGCGCGAACCCGCGGTTGTTTTATCAGGTCGTGGAGATCCCGGAGTGAATGGGGGGCAGACGCCGCGTTTCACGCTGGCCCGCCCTCCCGGAAGTCCGCCTCCATGAGCGCCCCCAGGCGCGCGACATCCTCCAGCACGGCGTCCGTCAGCCGCGTGCCTTTCATCCCCGCCTCCGCCGTCATCTCAGTCCGCAGGCCGGACCGCCACAGCCATGGCGCCATCTCCTCCAGGAAATCCCGCTGCCGGATGGACGCCAGCGGACCGGACACCCCATCCGCTCCACCGGACCCGTCCAGCAGCATGATCATACGGCGGATGTAGTAGTACACCCACGGCCACGCCACCCAGCGGGGCGGGTGGGTCCCCTCCGGGAAACCGAGGAAGGCCATCCAGTCGTGCGTCCGCAGGCGGAAATGCTTTTCCCGTCCGTGCCTTCCGGACAGGATCATGCCGGACTGCTCCATCTCATTGAGCGTCCCCTGGACCGACTTGGAGAAATAACACGTGTCCCGCGCGATCTCCGCCGGGTGGCCGTGCCCGCGTGCCAGCAACCAGGCGAGGATCTCCGCCCGCGCGTTCACCCCCACAAAGGAACGGAGGGTCAGCAACAGGTTGGCCGGGCGGTCCGGCGGCGGTGGCACGCACGCGCCGCGGGGCTTCCACGGCGGACGCAGCAGCCCGTGTTTCGCGAAGCGCGGGTCCGTCTTCATCCCGGACAGTGGAGCGGCCGCCGCATTTCCGGAGTGGAAAAGCGGCTCCGGCTCCCCGGCTTCCTCACCTGCAGTTCCATCCAGTCCCCTCCACTTCCGCATCACCGCCTTTTCGGCCAGCACCTCCGCCAGGGCGGCCAGCACCCTGCCATCCTCCATCGCTCCGCCGGCGGTTCCCGGCATGGGGATGGCGGCACGCAGGCCCTTCAACCGCTGCACGTTGATCCGGGTGCCCTCCGCGTGCAGCCAGTCCAGCGCCATGTCCAGCAGGCGGGAATCATGTCTGCCGAGGGAAGTCGTCACCAGCAGCAACCCCTCCGGGTCCAGCATCGCATCACCGGCATACACACGGTTCCCCGGCACGCCCAGCGACGACCACTGCCGCCACAGCAGATCCAGCGTCCGCGCCAGCAGCTCCTCACCCGACTTTTGCAATGATGTCTTCATGGCTCAATATCCCCAACAGATGTGGCAACCGCTCCCGGTGCCCCAGCGTCGTCATGTTCTCCAGCACCCACCGCACCGCCTCCAGCGTTTCCGCCCTGTCCGGTGCCAGCGCCCGCAGGTCCTCCAGGTCGCGCTCCTCCTCACGGTTCAGCGCCGCATACACCTTCAGAAAGATCTGCCCGCGCCGCGAAATGTAGTCCACCGTCAGGTCCATGCCATACGGCCGCCGCTCCACATCCCGCCAGAACCACTCCGGCAGGTCACCCAGGCCGGGGAACACCAGCGACGCGTTTCCGTTCAACCACGTCTCCTGCAGATCCATCTCATGCGCCACATCCCGCGCCGCTTTCGCCAGTTCGGGGGGCATCGGGTAGGGCATCGGAGCGATCTCGTCCACTCCCTCCTCATGGATCACCCTCGCCAGCACATCCACGTCATTCGTCGGTCGGGAGATCACCCCCCGCGCCACCAAGGCGGACCCTCCGCACACCACCAGATGGTACGGGCCTTGCCGCCTTTGGGTCAGCAGACCGCCCACCAGCTTCAGCGCCGCCGTCAGCCGTTCTTCGCTCAGATTCATCGTTAGAGTATCGCAATACTATCCTTTATGGATGTTTATGCAATCTTTTATTATTTTCCAGCCTCATCCTCCGTTGCGTTGACGCAGAAAACCAAAATCCGCATCCCGCACCTCATCCGTCAGCAAGGGAAAATCCGTTAACCTGGTGAACCAACCCCGTTCGCCGCCGTCATTTCCTCCCCGGGCGACGAGGATGAACAGCGGTGCCCGCTGACACGGTGCCTAGGAGCGGAGCCGGACCGTCCTCCCGGCGGGAAAGCCGGGCACGGGCGCGGCGCTGTCATTCCCCCACCCCATCGACCGTAGCGCGAACCCGCGGTTGTTTTATCAGGTCGTGGAGATCCCGGAGTGAAGGGGGGCCATCACAGCCGCGGCAAGCGTCATGGGGAATGGCATGGCGGCGGCCTTTGGAGCAATGCCGTTAAGGATTGGCCTTTGGAGTGCCGCCACGGCTGACGACCGCCCGCGGGCTGGAGGAGGCAGCCCCAGGCGGAAGCGGAAACCCAAACCGCCATCGCCATGGACCGCCCCCAACGCCCGCGGACGGCCTTTCCTCCGCCGGGCGGCCGGTGATGAGCGGAAGTCCGCCAACGACAGGAGGAAAAGCTGTCACACCGGATCCCGCCGGATATGTCATCCTTCGGAAACAGGGTGCTTCATCATCCCAATACCGATTTGCACGGTCATCGTGACATGAAAAATACATATGCCGTGTTTTTTTTCCGCATCACCTCCGTCTCCGCCTGGCGGGAAGGTATCCGCCGGAACTGTTCCCGGGCGGCGGCGACGGCGATCCTCTCGATGCCGCCCGCCCCGGCGGCGTTGAAGGCGGCGGTGATGGCGCCCTCCATGACGCCGGAGGTCCATGCGAGGCGCAGCGCCTCCGCCTCCGTCTTTCCCGCGGAAATGGCCTCGTCATAGGCGGAGATGCCCTTCCGCGTGCCGAAGATGGCGGCGGCGGGAGAGACCTTCGCCGGGATAAATACTAGCTATCTAGTGGAAATGCGGGTATTCGGGGAAATGGCGTGCACCTTGGTAGGTGCCGTCCGGTTGCTCGGAAAAGCGGATGTCTCTCACCTCCCGCTCTCCTTCAGGATGCGCTGGAGTTCCGGGTCTTTTCCGGCGAGTCCGGAGAGGACTTCGCGGGAAAGGTCTTTTCTTCCGACTGCTCGCTGGAAGGCGTCGAGGACTGCTCCACGTGATGCGGTCCGAATGCGTTCAGAATCGCTTTCCTCGTAGCTTCGTGCCAAGCTTTCCGTTCTTCTGGCGTCAGTGACATGGCTGATGTGTTCATATGAGTATTTTCCTCCTTTGTCAATTTCATGCAATGAGAGTTTGGTTGCTTTCTCGCCTTGGGTGCCAGCATTCAACCAGTAACCGATCCTCACGTTTTCATTCCCCTCAAACCGCTTGGCGATTTCGATGATGCTTCTCTGCGCGTCGCGGTGGGCGGCGGGGAGATCTGCAAGAGGAAAAGAGCGTCCCTGTTGCCCGGCCCGATCAACAGCACCCTGCATGGCCAACTCAATCGGGCGTTGTACATAAACAATCTGTACTTCCCACCCGTTTTCGAGCGCTTTCTCGATGTTACGGATCGCCCAACCGGTTTCGCGGAGCGTCGCGTCATAGACCAGGTCCTGCGCCGCGATCACCTCGTCGTTGACGACCGAACTTTTCCCCGCCGCGATGCCTCCGGCGGTGAACATGAGCTTCCTCCTGTCTCCCCGGTTGTGGATCTCCCGCCACAGGCGGTCGCGTCCGTAGGCGCGTGCGCCCCCGGTGGTGATGGCGGTGTAACGCTCGCGGCCCTTCTAACTCCGGCAGCAGCTTTCGCGGCAGATCGTGCTGATGACCTTGCCTCCGTGGCTGGTTCAGTGACTTGGGGCTTCGTTTCCGCCCGTTTTTACGATTCGCAGATTGCTCCGAATCCCTCTGCTTTGCCTCTGAACTTTTCTCTTTCCAATTCACTATTGAATTCCAAAATGATGCTTCCCCCTTCGATAAGGTGTTCTACCTCAGCTTTCGCTCGGGAAAGTGATCTTTTTGAATGTTCCTTGATCGCCATGATAAGCGACACTGTCTGGATATTTCTGCTGAATGAAGTGATTTTGAGTGTTGTCATAGCCCTGTATCAATCGAAAGTGGTTTTGGAATGTGTCCCGGTTTGGCTCCGGTAGTGCGGCGACCTCCTTCGATAATGACTCTTTTCGCCCCTTGTTCACGTCCGAAATTCCGTGCTGCTTCCAGCGCTTCTTTCAATGTTCCCTTCCCCTCGATATGCACACCCCTCAAGATCAGCGTGTCGCCGTCTTGGATCATTTCAGCGACGATTCTCGCCTCTCCTGCATCCCCTTCGAACGAACTGACGACTACATTCTCGTCGCGCTCATGGATGGTGATCCGACCCTTTGATGCGTTGGTAGCGTTAGAATGATTGATCACTTCTGGCACCGGTGACGTTGCTGCGTCCTGATCCATTGGCTCTCCGGACGAAGGTCCGACCGGCTCCGAAAGCTTCGTCTCCCCTTCAATCACCCCTTTGCTCCCCCTCACATCCCTCACATCCCTCACCGCGTTCGCGCCGTGGACGGCGGAGGAGGGGGCGGAGGTGAAGGCGGTGACCAGGGCGGTGTCGTGGAGGCTTTTGAAGAACTCCCCGACGGTCATGTCCGGGTTCAGGCTCATCCGGACGAAGGCCGTGTCGAGCGCCTCGATGAGGACTTCCTCGCCGACCTCGCCGAGCGTGCCTCTGGCGAATTCCTTCGCCCCGGCGAGCCACGTGCTGGTGACGGACTGGCGCATGGTGTGCCGGAACAGCTCAGCCAGCCGATGAGGCACGGGCTGATGACCGGAGATCGCTTGCCCTCGAAGCCCAGCTTCGGCCACATGGCGTAGCCGTTCATGCCATCGCCCCGCGCCGCATCAGCGGCGTTGGGAAAGCGCCGTGATCAGCCCCATCGCTTCAAAAGTCCTATTGAGTTTCGTAAAATAGAGTGATGCTCGCAGGAGGAGGTGATTTCCCCGAAGCAGCGGAATCCCCGTGAGCGCGGGAGCGTCATGGAGTGCGGCGGTCCTCTGCCGCTTTCCAGCGGCGGGTGAGACCCTCCCAAAATGAAGAATCTCTCCGTGCTCCAGAGCCTGCCGCTCCTTTCCGCCGCATCCCGACAGTGACCTCCTCCCCCAAAGCGGCGTCATGCCGCCGCACTCCAAAAGCTGGCGCAACCATGGCATCTCCCGTGAGCGCGGTACGTCACTCTATTTTACGAAGATCAATAATATCCGGTTCCGCTTCTGTTTCCTATTCCGTCAAGATCCGCTCCCATTATAAAATAAAGAGACTTCGAGCGGACCGACCTGAAGGCTGATGATCCGACTGGAACGATACGCCGTTCCGGTCCCGGCATGATCCAACTCCGGCCAACGGAAACGGCGGATCTTCAATAGGCTACCATGGGATGAATGTGTGATTTTCATCTACTTTCTCCACTTGGAATCATATCTGTTCTAATTTCAATATTCAAGTCGCGGATTGCGTTCTCGGCTATTTCGATTAGCTCTGCCCCCAACGGATGAAGCGGATGTTTGGTGATGATCCTGATCAAGATTTCGCGATCTCTTGATGTGGGATATGTTTCCTGCATCTGCCCTTCTTCTACGAAGGCAAAGTAGGCGTTAAGTTTGGCCTGAAGAGCGATGAGATGTTCATATGGATCATTCCAATCCAACGAATCGAGGATATTAAGTACGACTTTTCCGGTTTCTGTATCGATGCCTATTGCATCCACTTGGTTTGTTGCTTCGAGACCCATTGCAATTATTTTTTGATAATTATGTCGACTTTCGTGGGGGGTATGATTGTTCCCCCCGGAAAGATGCCTTTGCCTTCGCCCGTGACAATGCCACCGTGAGTCTCAATTTCAGGATAAACAATTTTCTGATTCTTGGTAAGACGGGCTGAAGTTGATGCCTTGGCGTCGGTCAGCTTGATCTTCTTTTCTGGACTAAGGCCGACCGCGTCAACTCTGACCTTTTTGCCTGATGAACCATGAGACCTAATTGTGATTTGGATCTGGATGTCCGTTTGTCGCAGGTTCTCTGTGGTCAATAGCTCCTTTTCCCATGCATCGCCAGCCAATTTGTTTTTGGTGATGGTTTCCGACGACTGTTTTTTCTCCGCGGCTCCGTTGGCCATTTCGATGGTATTCTCCCCGGGCAAGGATCCACCCGGCTCTCCAACCCTCATCTCTCCGCTCCTCCCGTCATTCCCCATCACGTCCTTCATCACCCTCCTGCCATGGACGGCGGAGGAGGGGGCGGAGGTGAAGGCGGTGACCAGGGCGGTGTCGTGGAGGCTTTTGAAGAACTCCCCGACGGTCATGTCCGGGCGGAGGCTCATCCGGACGAAGGCCGTGTCGAGCGCCTCGATGAGGACTTCCTCGCCGACCTCGCCGAGCGTGCCTCTGGCGAATTCCTTTGCCCCGGCGAGCCACGTGCTGGTGACGGACTGGCGCATGGTGTGGCGGAACAGCTCCCGCGCGGAGCCGCTGGCGATGCCCTCGATGCCGCCCGCCCCGGCGGCGTTGAAGGCGGCGGTGATGGCCCCCTCCATGACACCGGAGGTCCATGCGAGGCGCAGCGCCTCCGCCTCCGTCTTTCCCGCGGAAATGGCCTCGTCATAGGTGGAGATGCCCTTCCGCGTGCCGAAGATGGCGGCGGCGGCGTCCAACCCGGCGGCAAAGGCGTGCGTTAGTCCAAAGAAAGAGGGCAACCCTCCATATGGAGGGTTGCCCTGATGATCCGGGAGCAGGGAGTGCCGTCAGTCTGGTTGTCCAGCGAGGTTCTGTTCACTATCTCCCCGCCTCGGACATCAGGACAATGAAGCGGCCCCCTTTTATTTCGCCTCTCTCTCCTTCAATGTTCGCTCCCATTCCTCGAGCAAAATAACACGAAGATTCTCATCGACGATGCCATCTTCGATAGTGCCTACCGGAACACCATCCAATTCCAATTCAAACGCGATTTCGTTCTCCTCAGAGAGAACCTGAAGTCTCTGGATGAACTCCTTGATCTCCTCCAGATTCCGGCGATCCAGCTCCGGCGGAAGCTGATGGGGTGTGAGAGCACTATATATGCTCAGATATCCCCCAAGGATCGTCAAACCATCCCAACTTTCATTCAGGAATACTGGCCGTGAAGCTGACCAGGAACGACTTCCGGACAACTCATCCACAAATCGTTCGATGACCGGCGTCAACGCGTCATCGTGATCCTGGGCGACAAAGAAGAGGAGCTTCTGAATTGGATAATCTGGATTGGGCATAAACTGTCACTTGGCTGGTGAATTTTTGGCGGGGTAGATTGGCAATTGGGATCCAACATTTCCAGGATTGGATCGGAATTCTCCCGGCGACCATCTGTGGGCCTAGACAGCAACTGCATTCACGGCTGCAATATCACACCAAACTTGATCTGGAGGGATCCCAGTAAGCAAGGTTGGCGTCTTCGAATTTTTCTTCCAAGGCTTCGATTCCCGCCGTCCTTTTGAAATCCACCTCCGATTTGGTAACGGGTATCAGCCAGTAAAACTTGATAGTGCTATCTTCGTATTCAAAATTCTCCAACGCAGGTCCATCGAGATAAGGTAAAGATATAAGCCCGAAGGAGCATATCGATGATTCCAGCCAGGGGCGCCCGAAATTGACTGTATGCCATAGATTGCACTGGATCTTATTGTGATGGAAGTGGGCCAAAGCGTGCAATATTTCAACTATGCTCTCGGATTGCTTTGGGCTAAAAATGTGTAATTCCATCTGACTTTCGTCAGATGGTGATGACATGCCGCAAGTAGCATACGTCCACATCTCGCGCCCAGCACGCGGCGGAAACAGCAGCACTCTGAATCCCGCTGGAAGCTCACGGACCGGACCTTTGTCGAACAGGCTTGATTCCGGATCACTCCGCCAATTATCGAGGTAATGTTGTTTGATGGCTTCAATCCTGTTCATAGGCCGTATTTTTTCTTCTGTTCTTGGGAATATCGAGCTTTTTCAGCACCTTGGGCATTTGATTCCGAACGCGGTTGTGGCGCCATACGACTTCGATCTTTTGCACTTCTCCGACGCTGTTCCGGAGTCATTGTGTAGCCGGGCGGTTCTCCGCTGGATGGATCACCATCGTAGTACCTTTCTACAAGTGAGGGCTGATGATCGGCGACTTCATTTGACCGGATGTTCAGCGCCTTGCGATCTGCCGAGGTAGGAGTAACGCCGTAGTGTTTTCGCCTACTGTAGGGTTCCGAGGGTTTCCCGATGATTGTATCATCACCCGCAACAGTGACAGAGCTATCGATGCCTGAAGAATCGGATATTTCCAACACACTGCCTATCTCCGCACCTCTTTCTCCGTTGTTCCCCGTCACATCCCTGACCGCGTTCGCGCCATGGACGGCGGAGGAGGGGGCGGAGGTGAAGGCGGTGACCAGGGCGGTGTTGTGGAGGCTTTTGAAGAACTCCCCGACGGTCATGTCCGGGCGGAGGCTCATCCGGACGAAGGCCGTGTCGAGCGCCTCGATGAGGACTTCCTCGCCCACCTCGCCGAGCGTGCCTTTGGCGAATTCCTTCGCCCCGGCGAGCCACGTGCTGGTGACGGACTGGCGCATGGTGTGGCGGAACAGCTCCCGCGCGGAGCCGCTGGCGATGCCCTCGATGCCGCCCGCCCCGGCGGCGTTGAAGGCGGCGGTGATGGCCCCCTCCATGACACCGGAGGTCCATGCGAGGCGCAGCGCCTCCGCCTCCGTCTTTCCGGCAGCGATGGCCTCGTCATAGGTGGAGATGCCCTTCCGTGTGCCGAAGATGGCGGAGGCGGGCGCGACCTTTGCCGCAGCGTTGAGGGCGAGGGTGAGGCGGGCGTGGTTCGCCACGGTGAAGGCGGGCACCAGCGGCGCGGTGAGGCCGGTGATGGCGACGGACTCCACCGCGCCCCAGGCCCCCTGGCCGTAGAGGCCGGCATCCAGGCCCAGGAAGGAGGTCTGCTCCCGGTGGTAGTTCCGGGACAGCTCGTTGAGCTGGAAGTTGGCGGCGCTGTTGTCCTTCAGCCGGCGTGACCTGCGCTCCGCCCAGGGGGTGCGGGAGTCCGGAGTGACCCAGCCCTCCACATGGCCCAGCAGATGGTACATGCCGCCGATGCTCTTGTCCCCGGCACCGTAGAACCCGCCCATGAACTGCTCCGGCACGCTGTCATTGAGGGCGGTGGTGATTTTCCAATAGTCCTCCGCGGACCTGACGCCCAGCGCGGCCGCCAGTTCCGGCATGTCGCGCATGACA
The sequence above is drawn from the Akkermansiaceae bacterium genome and encodes:
- a CDS encoding lamin tail domain-containing protein — protein: MARGHFISGWIPVSISPAGNVTGAMLGLLLAAQAARGEIVINEFHPKPEDDHDLEEFVELHNTGAAAVDVSGWRLANAVTFTIPAGTNISAGGYLVVAMNPAAITARFSVGAVGPWSGKLNSTGEMIELRDAGGALRDSVGYKFGFPWPSMIDGEGASAELIHPGLDNSEGSAWRASGAPAGMGAYVPAAPTPGARNSIYKPLEQTPPAISQVSHQPLQPVSGQPVTVTATVQDPDGVGPVTLEYQVVEPGSYIRISDAAYATGWVPVTMTHQGGGVHSVVVPGTVQANRRLVRYRIVFEDTPGNRSRAPFADDAQPNFAWYVYDGLPEWKGALRPSTVIPANPTPLQTFSPATLSSVPVYTLITTGTDVLNSQYNTSFREVRMRGTMVVDGVVYENIEYRNRGQFSTYQSGKNKWRFYFNPGRDLAAKNHFGVPYAETWGGFSANANASPWVPVNRGSAGMEEAMSLKAHTLAGGLAPHTHYYHFRVVRNAVETPAAGTMVGDPVSTGGTIDGQYAGDFWGLYLAVEKVGGGFLDERGLPDGNIYKIELNEGDPETVLPGFPLDANDWKAFRDTSSKTIPTAAWWRANMDMESYYTFHSLNRLLGNIDLRPGENHLFYHRSTDNRWVPIPWDMDMMFIAKTHKPGTIDQHRAVVYHPELALEFRNRAREILDLLASDADPAGGQMGQLVDEYRQILAPPGTTDNWANADAAMWNLHPRTKGTVVTATGLGGTSGSENHRGNFFRSPLDSIHDGGTWTRWLRDPAFSGTAGFDDMAKYFLDYATDTWPGGNWAANNGRQQGYGYQYLLKESLDAAIPSRPVITYTGEPGHPVDALRFTSSAYAGTNAHAETQWRIARISAPGVAGYTAAEGRKYEVTPSWTAAGTGMALEAPVSAVTVGKTYRVRVRHRDTTGRWSHWSAPAQLVAGSPVSTLVHYWNFNPQVLADALAPTHGTGGSISTTPGATTAFLTDTGQDFQGANAKDPDRDGTPDAAGRHLRVNNPIGSAVVFRLPTTGYKDVSATVETRRSGSGAGTQAWSYTVDGTTFLPLRQVTVPDGTPVVVEFDLRQIDGARDNALFALKVEFSAGTGGAGGNNRFDNFALAGIPLSPAPGGYAAWAAMAFTEEELGDPAVSAWDRDADGDGRPNFMEYALCTLPKHGDAPGMVLEWSMDGPTRRPGLEFTRPLDATGLTYELMSSDDLVDWTVAATSPVSTVNLAATARVLFRDPESDDKAGRRFLRLRVRYAP
- a CDS encoding zeta toxin family protein, translated to MFTAGGIAAGKSSVVNDEVIAAQDLVYDATLRETGWAIRNIEKALENGWEVQIVYVQRPIELAMQGAVDRAGQQGRSFPLADLPAAHRDAQRSIIEIAKRFEGNENVRIGYWLNAGTQGEKATKLSLHEIDKGGKYSYEHISHVTDARRTESLARSYEESDSERIRTASRGAVLDAFQRAVGRKDLSREVLSGLAGKDPELQRILKESGR
- a CDS encoding suppressor of fused domain protein codes for the protein MNRIEAIKQHYLDNWRSDPESSLFDKGPVRELPAGFRVLLFPPRAGREMWTYATCGMSSPSDESQMELHIFSPKQSESIVEILHALAHFHHNKIQCNLWHTVNFGRPWLESSICSFGLISLPYLDGPALENFEYEDSTIKFYWLIPVTKSEVDFKRTAGIEALEEKFEDANLAYWDPSRSSLV